In Phenylobacterium zucineum HLK1, one DNA window encodes the following:
- a CDS encoding aromatic ring-hydroxylating oxygenase subunit alpha: protein MAEGEATIARKGVKFGQGFLTDIWYFAALSSDLKPGRPARYEILGEPVMLGRGPSGQLFALRDICPHRAAPLSAGRIVRDGQGEAVECPYHGWKFGADGGCTAIPSLTADQAMDIGRIRVRRYPVAESQGLVFVWIGRDAASEPDQPPPVFPGVVGGPPKLVDRMVFDAHIDHAVVGLMDPAHGPYVHQQWWWRSAKSQHEKAKRFEPREAGFAMVRHEPSKNSRAYAILGGQPLTEITFRLPGLRWEHVTVGKRQVLSLTCLTPVDARRTRITQIVWSDHPAFVLLKPFIAAGARAFLRQDAHMVDLQNEGLRYDPTLLWIDDADRQAKWYQQLKREWAASRGEGRPFRNPVEPAILRWRS, encoded by the coding sequence ATGGCCGAGGGTGAAGCCACGATCGCGCGCAAGGGTGTGAAGTTCGGCCAGGGGTTCCTGACCGACATCTGGTACTTCGCCGCGCTCTCGTCCGACCTGAAGCCGGGCCGGCCGGCGCGATACGAAATCCTGGGCGAGCCGGTGATGCTGGGCCGCGGCCCGTCGGGCCAGCTCTTCGCCCTGCGCGACATCTGCCCCCATCGGGCGGCGCCGCTGTCGGCGGGACGCATCGTCCGCGACGGCCAGGGCGAGGCGGTGGAGTGCCCCTATCACGGCTGGAAGTTCGGCGCCGACGGCGGCTGCACGGCTATCCCCTCGCTGACCGCCGACCAGGCCATGGACATCGGCCGCATCCGCGTGCGCCGGTATCCGGTGGCCGAGAGCCAGGGGCTGGTGTTCGTCTGGATCGGCCGCGACGCCGCAAGCGAGCCCGACCAGCCGCCGCCGGTCTTCCCCGGAGTTGTGGGGGGGCCGCCCAAGCTGGTCGACCGGATGGTGTTCGACGCCCACATCGACCACGCGGTCGTGGGCCTCATGGACCCGGCGCACGGCCCCTACGTGCACCAGCAGTGGTGGTGGCGTTCGGCCAAGAGCCAGCACGAGAAGGCCAAGCGGTTCGAGCCGCGCGAGGCCGGCTTCGCCATGGTCCGCCACGAGCCGTCCAAGAACAGCCGCGCCTATGCCATCCTGGGCGGCCAGCCGCTGACCGAGATCACCTTCCGTCTGCCGGGCCTGCGCTGGGAGCACGTGACGGTCGGCAAGCGGCAGGTGCTGTCGCTGACCTGCCTGACCCCCGTCGACGCGCGCCGGACGCGGATCACCCAGATCGTCTGGTCCGACCATCCGGCCTTCGTGCTGCTGAAGCCCTTCATCGCCGCCGGCGCCCGGGCCTTCCTGCGCCAGGACGCGCACATGGTCGACCTGCAGAACGAGGGCCTGCGCTACGACCCCACCCTGCTGTGGATCGACGACGCCGACCGCCAGGCCAAGTGGTACCAGCAGCTCAAGCGGGAATGGGCGGCCAGCCGCGGCGAGGGGCGGCCGTTCCGCAATCCCGTCGAGCCGGCGATCCTGCGCTGGCGGAGCTAG
- a CDS encoding ATP-dependent Clp protease proteolytic subunit produces the protein MLKWIAYMDEDGDDEDKGRLPDMPMTSGPVQNALFKSRTVLVFGEIDMRLAERVTAQLTALAAESDKPIRMIINSPGGHVESGDTIHDMIQFSPAPVTVIGTGWVASAGAHIYLGAPKEHRLCLPNTRFLLHQPAGGVRGQASDIEIEAEEIIKMRERVNRMIARETGQSYEKVDKDTTRNFWMSAEQAVEYGLVSRIIKNTAEI, from the coding sequence ATGCTGAAGTGGATCGCCTACATGGACGAAGACGGGGACGACGAGGACAAGGGCCGCCTGCCCGACATGCCGATGACGTCGGGGCCGGTCCAGAACGCCCTCTTCAAGTCCCGCACCGTCCTCGTCTTCGGCGAGATCGACATGCGCCTGGCCGAGCGGGTCACCGCCCAGCTCACCGCGCTGGCGGCCGAGAGCGACAAGCCGATCCGGATGATCATCAACTCGCCGGGCGGCCACGTGGAGAGCGGCGACACCATCCACGACATGATCCAGTTCAGCCCGGCGCCGGTCACCGTGATCGGCACCGGCTGGGTCGCCAGCGCCGGGGCGCACATCTACCTGGGCGCGCCGAAGGAGCACCGGCTCTGCCTGCCCAACACCCGCTTCCTGCTGCACCAGCCGGCGGGCGGCGTGCGCGGCCAGGCCTCGGACATCGAGATCGAGGCCGAGGAGATCATCAAGATGCGCGAGCGCGTGAACCGGATGATCGCCCGCGAGACCGGCCAGTCCTACGAGAAGGTCGACAAGGACACGACCCGGAACTTCTGGATGAGCGCCGAGCAGGCGGTCGAGTACGGCCTCGTCTCGCGGATCATCAAGAACACGGCCGAGATCTGA
- a CDS encoding alpha/beta fold hydrolase: protein MPSLTIGGASLAYDDIMPPGEPGRTVVLLHGFASNRAEGWRRTGWYGAFERRGMRVIGIDHPGHGESGKPHDPAAYERAHMAHAMLELLDVLGVGRCDLIGYSMGTRTAIAMALSAPDRFSNLILGGVGGRMFEPSDPARAEALVGAMLADDPDSIADPLLRSFRHFADEQGEDRQALAAFSEAPNPPPARESLAALPMPVLVVAGQRDHLAGDPEELARAFADGRSVTVAGCDHFSAIPHALTKAAVFDFLDGLLDDPFEGRF, encoded by the coding sequence ATGCCGAGCTTGACCATTGGCGGCGCGAGCCTCGCCTATGACGACATCATGCCGCCGGGAGAGCCGGGGCGGACGGTCGTCCTGCTGCACGGCTTCGCCTCCAACCGCGCCGAGGGCTGGCGGCGGACGGGCTGGTACGGCGCCTTCGAGCGGCGGGGCATGCGGGTCATCGGCATCGACCACCCCGGCCACGGCGAGAGCGGCAAGCCGCACGACCCGGCCGCCTACGAGCGGGCCCACATGGCCCACGCCATGCTCGAGCTGCTGGACGTCCTGGGCGTCGGCCGCTGCGACCTGATCGGCTATTCCATGGGGACGCGGACGGCGATCGCCATGGCCCTGTCCGCGCCCGACCGGTTCTCGAACCTGATCCTGGGCGGCGTCGGCGGGCGGATGTTCGAGCCCTCGGATCCCGCACGCGCCGAGGCGCTGGTCGGGGCGATGCTGGCCGACGATCCCGACTCCATCGCCGATCCGCTGCTGCGCAGCTTCCGCCACTTCGCCGACGAGCAGGGCGAGGACCGGCAGGCGCTGGCCGCCTTCAGCGAGGCGCCGAACCCGCCGCCGGCGCGGGAATCGCTCGCCGCCCTGCCGATGCCGGTGCTGGTGGTCGCGGGCCAGCGAGACCACCTCGCGGGCGACCCGGAAGAGCTGGCGCGCGCCTTCGCGGACGGCCGGTCGGTGACCGTGGCCGGCTGCGACCACTTCTCGGCCATCCCGCACGCGCTCACCAAGGCCGCGGTGTTCGATTTCCTGGACGGCCTCTTGGACGATCCCTTCGAGGGCCGGTTCTAG
- a CDS encoding L,D-transpeptidase family protein, with protein sequence MNSVKAAFLAGAAALALSACSDGGGQEQAQAPAQPPAPAAPQIVASSSPLAQAIDRAAFSAQPLPPDAHRAMLIRAQVLLSRAHFSPGVIDGADGENLMNAVAAFERARGLPEDGRLDAEVWALLVRDTRPVVTDYVITEADVAGPFTEEIPSDYEEMAELDALGFTSPREALAEKFHMDESLLAALNPGADFSVAGTRIVVAAPGPETLPAPVTLVEVDKSRNQVRAYGADGALLASYPATVGSSDMPTPDGEWAVNLVAYDPHWNYDPDKLNFGDKSAGKLDIKPGPNNPVGAVWIDLTKETYGIHGAPEPRLVGKTASHGCVRLTNWDARQLGGAVKKGTRVVFTGSERPAKAKI encoded by the coding sequence ATGAACTCGGTGAAGGCGGCTTTCCTGGCGGGCGCGGCGGCCCTGGCGCTCTCGGCGTGCAGCGACGGCGGCGGCCAGGAGCAGGCCCAGGCGCCGGCCCAACCCCCGGCGCCCGCGGCGCCGCAGATCGTCGCGTCCTCCTCGCCGCTCGCCCAGGCGATCGACCGAGCCGCCTTCTCGGCCCAGCCCCTGCCGCCGGACGCCCACCGCGCCATGCTGATCCGCGCCCAGGTGCTGCTGTCGCGCGCCCACTTCTCGCCGGGGGTGATCGACGGCGCCGACGGCGAGAACCTGATGAACGCCGTGGCCGCCTTCGAGCGGGCCCGGGGCCTGCCAGAGGACGGCCGCCTCGACGCCGAGGTCTGGGCGCTGCTGGTCCGCGACACCCGGCCGGTGGTGACCGACTACGTCATCACCGAGGCGGACGTGGCGGGGCCGTTCACCGAGGAAATCCCCAGCGACTACGAGGAGATGGCCGAACTGGACGCGCTCGGCTTCACGAGCCCGCGCGAGGCGCTCGCCGAGAAATTCCACATGGACGAGAGCCTGCTGGCCGCGCTCAACCCGGGCGCCGACTTCTCGGTCGCGGGGACGCGGATCGTCGTCGCCGCGCCGGGGCCCGAGACCCTGCCCGCGCCGGTGACGCTGGTGGAGGTGGACAAGAGCCGGAACCAGGTCCGCGCCTACGGCGCCGACGGGGCGCTGCTGGCGTCCTATCCCGCTACGGTGGGCTCGTCCGACATGCCGACGCCGGACGGGGAGTGGGCGGTGAACCTCGTCGCCTACGATCCGCACTGGAACTATGACCCCGACAAGCTGAACTTCGGCGACAAGTCGGCCGGCAAGCTCGACATCAAGCCGGGGCCCAACAACCCCGTGGGCGCCGTCTGGATCGACCTGACGAAGGAGACCTACGGCATCCACGGCGCCCCCGAGCCGCGGCTCGTCGGCAAGACCGCCAGCCATGGCTGCGTGCGCCTGACCAACTGGGACGCCCGCCAGCTGGGCGGGGCGGTGAAGAAGGGCACGCGCGTGGTGTTCACCGGCTCGGAACGCCCGGCGAAGGCGAAGATCTAG
- a CDS encoding SDR family oxidoreductase, translated as MDKLKVGAGGLFDLTGKVAVITGSSRGIGRAIAERMAEQGAKVVISSRKAGPCEEVAEAINAARPGHAIAVPANISSKEDLQRLVDETRKAFGKIDILVCNAASNPFYGSQLDITDDAFRKILENNIIANNWLVGMVAPEMRERKDGAIIIVSSIGGLRGSTVIGAYCISKAADMQLARNLAQELGPDNIRVNCIAPGLVKTDFARALWDTPEGEKRASSGTPLRRLGEPDDLAGAAIYLASRAGAWTTGQTIVVDGGTTC; from the coding sequence ATGGACAAACTGAAGGTCGGCGCGGGCGGTCTGTTCGACCTGACGGGCAAGGTGGCGGTGATCACCGGATCGTCGCGCGGCATCGGCCGGGCCATCGCCGAGCGCATGGCCGAGCAGGGCGCCAAGGTGGTGATCTCGTCCCGCAAGGCCGGCCCCTGCGAGGAGGTCGCCGAAGCCATCAACGCCGCGCGTCCGGGCCACGCCATCGCCGTGCCGGCCAACATCTCCTCGAAGGAGGACCTTCAGCGGCTGGTGGACGAGACCCGCAAGGCCTTCGGCAAGATCGACATCCTGGTCTGCAACGCCGCCTCGAACCCGTTCTACGGCAGCCAGCTCGACATCACGGACGATGCGTTCCGGAAGATCCTCGAGAACAACATCATCGCGAACAACTGGCTGGTGGGCATGGTCGCGCCCGAGATGCGCGAGCGGAAGGACGGCGCGATCATCATCGTCTCGTCCATCGGCGGTCTGCGCGGCTCGACGGTGATCGGCGCCTACTGCATCTCCAAGGCGGCCGACATGCAGCTCGCCCGCAACCTCGCCCAGGAGCTGGGACCGGACAATATCCGGGTGAACTGCATCGCGCCGGGCCTGGTGAAGACCGACTTCGCCCGCGCCCTGTGGGACACGCCCGAGGGCGAGAAGCGCGCCAGTTCGGGCACGCCGCTGCGCCGCCTGGGCGAGCCCGACGACCTGGCGGGCGCGGCTATCTACCTGGCCTCGCGCGCCGGCGCCTGGACGACCGGTCAGACGATCGTCGTCGACGGCGGCACGACCTGCTGA
- a CDS encoding M20 family peptidase, whose product MRILGRIALGLLAVALGLAAVVVVRTLTYEAPAGADTSDVVLAGPVPVDVARAAQRLSAAIQIPTVRHQDRAEDQPAEWDRLHALLQAAYPAAHGAMTREVVDAQTLIYTWAGTDPSLAPIILMAHQDVVPVTAGTEADWKHPPFAGVIAEDAVWGRGAIDDKGSLIGLFEAIEILAGQGFKPKRTVILLSGGDEEVLGSGAQAAARLLQARGVKAEFVLDEGLVVLSDNPITGGRLAVIGTAEKGYGTLKVTARATGGHSSAPPPDAGGVATLAKAITAIVEAPFPLAFRGPGADMLKTVAPDAPFAVRMAVANEWLFGPLLTRQVGATPAGAALLHTTIAPTMLKGSPKENVLPQDATAWINYRIAPGDSSASVMAKAKAAVGDLPVTLAWNATPGEPSPVSSTDSWAWKTLAAVARDVTGAPVAPSLVTAATDSRWMHPVAKDVYRFQPVEFAMSDIQMIHGTNEHLSLKNLEAMVQFYARLIATAAG is encoded by the coding sequence ATGCGTATCCTGGGGCGGATCGCGCTCGGCCTGCTCGCCGTGGCGCTGGGGCTGGCGGCCGTAGTGGTGGTGCGGACGTTGACCTACGAGGCGCCGGCGGGGGCGGACACGTCGGACGTGGTGCTGGCGGGGCCCGTGCCGGTGGACGTCGCCCGCGCCGCCCAGCGCCTGAGCGCCGCGATCCAGATCCCCACCGTGCGCCACCAGGACAGGGCCGAGGACCAGCCCGCCGAGTGGGACCGGCTGCACGCCCTGCTGCAGGCGGCCTATCCCGCCGCCCACGGCGCCATGACCCGCGAGGTCGTGGACGCCCAGACGCTGATCTACACCTGGGCCGGGACCGACCCGTCGCTGGCCCCGATCATCCTGATGGCGCACCAGGACGTGGTGCCGGTCACCGCCGGGACCGAGGCGGACTGGAAGCACCCGCCCTTCGCCGGCGTCATCGCCGAGGACGCGGTCTGGGGCCGGGGGGCGATCGACGACAAGGGCTCGCTGATCGGCCTCTTCGAGGCGATCGAGATCCTCGCCGGCCAGGGGTTCAAGCCGAAGCGCACCGTCATCCTCCTGTCGGGCGGCGACGAGGAGGTGCTGGGCTCGGGCGCCCAGGCCGCCGCCCGCCTGCTGCAGGCCCGCGGCGTGAAGGCCGAATTCGTCCTCGACGAAGGGCTCGTCGTGCTCTCGGACAACCCGATCACCGGTGGGCGGCTGGCCGTGATCGGCACGGCCGAGAAGGGCTACGGCACCCTGAAGGTCACCGCCCGCGCAACCGGCGGCCACTCCTCGGCCCCGCCGCCGGACGCCGGCGGGGTGGCGACCCTGGCCAAGGCGATCACGGCCATCGTCGAGGCCCCCTTCCCGCTCGCCTTCCGCGGGCCGGGCGCCGACATGCTGAAGACGGTCGCGCCCGACGCGCCGTTCGCGGTGCGGATGGCGGTGGCCAACGAGTGGCTGTTCGGCCCGCTGCTGACCCGGCAGGTCGGCGCGACGCCCGCGGGCGCGGCCCTGCTGCACACCACCATCGCCCCGACCATGCTGAAGGGCAGTCCCAAGGAGAACGTCCTGCCGCAGGACGCCACGGCCTGGATCAACTACCGCATCGCGCCCGGCGACAGTTCGGCGAGCGTCATGGCGAAGGCGAAGGCGGCGGTGGGCGACCTGCCCGTCACGCTGGCCTGGAATGCGACGCCCGGCGAGCCCTCGCCGGTGTCGTCCACGGACTCCTGGGCATGGAAGACCCTCGCGGCCGTCGCCCGCGACGTCACCGGCGCGCCGGTCGCCCCCAGCCTCGTCACCGCCGCCACCGACAGCCGCTGGATGCATCCGGTGGCCAAGGACGTCTACCGCTTCCAGCCGGTCGAGTTCGCGATGTCGGACATCCAGATGATCCACGGCACGAACGAGCACCTGAGCCTGAAGAACCTCGAGGCCATGGTGCAGTTCTACGCCCGGCTGATCGCCACGGCGGCCGGCTGA
- a CDS encoding aminotransferase: MANPIFSNLPTTVFEEMSGLARDLGAINLGQGFPDDPGPEAVRAKAADAVLNGYNQYPPMRGLPDLRRAVAAHYARTQGLDLDWEAEVTITSGATEALTAAFLALIRPGDEVVLFQPLYDSYLPMIRLAGGIPRLVRLAPPHWRFDRAMLEATFSDRTRFVVLNNPINPAGVVFPEEDLALLAEFCARFDATVICDEVWEQVVFGAARHRPLIAFPGMRERTVKIGSAGKMFGLTGWKVGFLCAAPALTHSLARAHQFLTFTTAPNLQAAVAWGLDNSGDWFEAMPRQLEASRDRLAGGLRREGFAVLPSQGTYFLNVDLAASGVAEGDRAFCLRAVHEAGVAAIPVSAFYEVAPVTHIMRLCFAKADAVLDEGVRRLARARELSRAKAG, encoded by the coding sequence ATGGCCAATCCGATTTTCTCCAACCTGCCCACCACCGTCTTCGAGGAGATGTCGGGCCTGGCGCGCGACCTGGGCGCGATCAACCTCGGCCAGGGCTTCCCCGACGATCCCGGCCCCGAAGCCGTCCGCGCGAAGGCCGCGGACGCAGTGCTGAACGGCTACAACCAGTATCCGCCCATGCGCGGCCTGCCGGACCTGCGGCGCGCGGTGGCCGCGCACTATGCCCGCACGCAGGGCCTCGACCTCGACTGGGAGGCCGAGGTCACCATCACCTCGGGCGCGACCGAGGCGCTGACCGCCGCCTTCCTGGCGCTGATCCGGCCCGGCGACGAGGTGGTGCTGTTCCAGCCGCTGTACGACAGCTACCTGCCGATGATCCGGCTGGCGGGCGGCATCCCCCGTCTCGTGCGCCTCGCCCCGCCGCACTGGCGCTTCGACCGGGCCATGCTGGAGGCGACGTTCTCGGACCGCACCCGCTTCGTTGTGCTGAACAATCCGATCAATCCGGCCGGCGTGGTCTTTCCCGAGGAGGACCTGGCGCTGCTGGCCGAGTTCTGCGCGCGCTTCGACGCCACGGTCATCTGCGACGAAGTGTGGGAGCAGGTGGTGTTCGGCGCCGCCCGCCACCGGCCGCTGATCGCCTTTCCCGGCATGCGCGAGCGCACGGTGAAGATCGGCTCGGCGGGCAAGATGTTCGGCCTCACCGGCTGGAAGGTGGGGTTCCTGTGCGCCGCACCGGCGCTCACCCACAGCCTGGCCCGCGCGCACCAGTTCCTGACCTTCACCACCGCGCCCAACCTGCAGGCGGCGGTGGCCTGGGGCCTGGACAATTCCGGCGACTGGTTCGAGGCCATGCCGCGGCAGCTCGAAGCCTCCCGCGACCGGCTGGCCGGGGGTCTGCGGCGCGAGGGCTTCGCCGTCCTCCCCAGCCAGGGCACCTATTTCCTTAACGTGGACCTGGCCGCCTCGGGGGTGGCCGAGGGCGACCGCGCCTTCTGCCTTCGCGCGGTCCATGAGGCGGGCGTCGCCGCCATTCCGGTCTCGGCCTTCTACGAGGTGGCGCCGGTGACCCACATCATGCGGCTGTGCTTCGCCAAGGCCGACGCCGTTCTGGACGAGGGCGTAAGGCGGCTGGCCCGCGCGCGCGAGCTCTCGCGTGCGAAGGCCGGCTGA
- a CDS encoding D-alanyl-D-alanine carboxypeptidase family protein — translation MKVSDVLRFLGALAACLVLLLLLALRVTSCTPLEKAGPAPGTAPPPPTAEAGCARPGWSSAARRNAQTLTDRAWAPFGRTEVGWETYAPLLQREIGTACPPDSEGFAAAFAAWQDEQRLPADGVVGEADFQLLKNAVQSRRPVVQLSAEGICPDTPEVIAAARPEEGYGGKLIHLRPGALSAYRRMVAAARAEVPEIAADPRNLTIFSGYRSPAADAARCAAEGNCDGIARARCSPHRTGLALDLYVGQAPGFPPDSSADPNRLFMTRTATYRWMLANAHRYGFVNYPFEPWHWEWTGERP, via the coding sequence GTGAAGGTCTCAGACGTCCTGCGGTTCCTGGGCGCGCTCGCCGCGTGCCTCGTCCTGCTGCTGCTCCTGGCGCTGCGGGTGACCAGCTGCACGCCCCTGGAGAAGGCGGGCCCCGCGCCAGGGACCGCGCCGCCGCCGCCAACCGCGGAGGCCGGCTGCGCCCGGCCGGGCTGGAGTTCGGCCGCCCGGCGGAACGCGCAGACCCTGACGGACCGGGCCTGGGCGCCGTTCGGCCGCACCGAGGTCGGATGGGAGACCTACGCCCCGCTCCTCCAGCGCGAGATCGGCACCGCCTGCCCGCCGGACTCCGAGGGGTTCGCCGCCGCCTTCGCCGCCTGGCAGGACGAGCAGCGCCTGCCGGCCGACGGGGTGGTGGGCGAGGCCGACTTCCAGCTCCTGAAGAACGCGGTGCAGAGCCGCCGGCCGGTCGTCCAGCTGTCGGCGGAAGGGATATGTCCGGACACGCCGGAGGTGATCGCCGCGGCGCGCCCCGAGGAAGGCTACGGCGGCAAGCTGATCCACCTGCGCCCGGGCGCCCTTTCGGCCTATCGCCGGATGGTCGCCGCGGCCCGCGCCGAGGTCCCCGAGATCGCCGCCGATCCCCGCAACCTGACGATCTTCTCCGGCTACCGCTCGCCGGCCGCCGACGCGGCGCGGTGCGCGGCCGAGGGCAATTGCGACGGCATCGCCCGCGCCCGCTGCTCGCCCCATCGCACGGGCCTGGCCCTCGATCTCTACGTGGGCCAGGCGCCGGGCTTTCCGCCCGACTCCAGCGCCGATCCGAACCGGCTCTTCATGACCCGCACCGCGACCTACCGCTGGATGCTGGCCAACGCCCACCGCTACGGCTTCGTGAACTATCCCTTCGAGCCCTGGCACTGGGAATGGACGGGCGAGCGGCCGTGA
- a CDS encoding alpha-glucosidase family protein encodes MTPWWKGAVLYHVYVRSFYDSDGDGHGDLPGVQAKLDYIASLGVDGIWLSPIHPSPNRDWGYDIADFEGVQADYGRPEDFRRLLDAAHRRGLKVVLDEVLSHTSDEHPWFVESLTGGPTGPKADWYVWADPKPDGTAPNNWLSVFGGPAWAYQPKRRQHYHHKFLRQQPKLNWRNPAAREAALSVLDFWLEKGVDGFRLDVAGTYLHDADLTDNPPVPVDERTRLHWSHAGNLQRHLHDSNLPENIEVLDAIRRRVEAHGEDRFVFGEFSEEEARCGAYCSHEDGLHSGYTFVMLLARKLDPGFVREHYRTLSDYPLHWPTISFSNHDVPRTVSRFGGGADTPDLARMLFALLVALKGTTLVYQGEELGLPQATLTRDQLRDPVGDLYWPYDGGRDGCRTPMPWQPGETLGFTTGTPWLPPAAEHRGLTVAEQEKDPDSTLAFARRMIAFKKDSAALRLGELTFLDLAEPVLAFVREHAGERIACLFNFSAEPRFLDAPQLAGAQLLPVRAGDADLRGGSIGLSPHAAAFLRLA; translated from the coding sequence ATGACGCCGTGGTGGAAGGGCGCGGTCCTCTACCACGTCTACGTCCGCAGCTTCTATGACAGCGACGGCGACGGGCACGGCGACCTGCCCGGCGTCCAGGCCAAGCTCGACTACATCGCAAGCCTCGGGGTGGACGGGATCTGGCTGTCGCCGATCCACCCCTCGCCGAACCGCGACTGGGGCTACGACATCGCCGATTTCGAGGGCGTGCAGGCCGACTACGGCCGCCCGGAGGACTTCCGGCGCCTGCTGGACGCCGCCCACCGGCGGGGCCTGAAGGTCGTGCTGGACGAGGTGCTGAGCCATACCTCGGACGAGCATCCCTGGTTCGTGGAGAGCCTGACCGGCGGTCCGACCGGACCCAAGGCCGACTGGTATGTCTGGGCCGACCCGAAGCCCGACGGGACCGCCCCGAACAACTGGCTGTCGGTGTTCGGCGGGCCGGCCTGGGCCTACCAGCCCAAGCGCCGGCAGCACTACCACCACAAGTTTCTGCGCCAGCAGCCCAAGCTGAACTGGCGCAACCCCGCGGCCCGGGAAGCGGCTCTCTCGGTGCTGGACTTCTGGCTGGAGAAGGGGGTGGACGGCTTCCGCCTGGACGTCGCCGGGACCTACCTCCACGACGCCGATCTGACCGACAATCCGCCGGTCCCGGTGGACGAGCGCACGCGCCTCCACTGGAGCCACGCGGGCAACCTGCAGCGGCACCTCCACGATTCCAACCTGCCCGAGAACATCGAGGTGCTGGACGCCATCCGCCGCCGCGTCGAGGCGCATGGCGAAGACCGCTTCGTCTTCGGCGAGTTCTCGGAGGAGGAGGCTCGCTGCGGCGCCTATTGCAGCCACGAGGACGGGCTGCACAGCGGCTACACCTTCGTGATGCTGCTGGCCCGCAAGCTCGACCCCGGCTTCGTGCGCGAGCACTACCGCACGCTCTCGGATTACCCGCTGCACTGGCCGACGATCAGCTTCTCCAACCACGACGTGCCGCGCACGGTCAGCCGGTTCGGCGGCGGGGCCGACACGCCCGATCTCGCCCGGATGCTGTTCGCCCTGCTGGTCGCCTTGAAGGGCACGACCCTGGTCTACCAGGGCGAGGAGCTGGGCCTGCCGCAGGCGACGCTGACCCGCGACCAACTGCGCGATCCCGTCGGCGACCTTTACTGGCCCTACGACGGCGGGCGGGACGGCTGCCGCACGCCGATGCCCTGGCAGCCGGGCGAGACGCTCGGCTTCACGACCGGAACGCCCTGGCTGCCGCCCGCCGCCGAGCACCGCGGCCTGACCGTCGCCGAGCAGGAGAAGGACCCCGACTCCACCCTGGCCTTCGCCCGCCGGATGATCGCCTTCAAGAAGGACTCGGCCGCCCTGCGCCTCGGCGAACTGACTTTCCTCGACCTGGCCGAGCCGGTGCTGGCGTTCGTGCGCGAGCATGCCGGCGAGCGGATCGCCTGCCTGTTCAACTTCAGCGCCGAGCCGCGTTTCCTCGACGCGCCGCAGCTGGCGGGCGCCCAGCTCCTGCCGGTTCGCGCGGGCGACGCCGACCTGCGCGGCGGCTCCATCGGGCTGTCGCCCCACGCGGCGGCGTTCCTCAGACTCGCTTAA
- a CDS encoding GNAT family N-acetyltransferase, with product MEIVEFEPRYAEAFRTLNEAWISRHFTLEAKDREVLEDPQGKIIDPGGRIFIALQDGRPVGCVALIRMADGGYEVAKMTVSEAARRSGLGRRLMERCIEAGREAGAPRLYLETNSGLAPALGLYRAMGFRDLAPTDTEYARCDVWMERPL from the coding sequence ATGGAGATCGTCGAGTTCGAGCCCCGCTACGCCGAGGCCTTCCGCACCCTCAACGAGGCCTGGATTTCGCGGCACTTCACCCTTGAGGCCAAGGACCGCGAGGTGCTGGAGGATCCCCAGGGCAAGATCATCGACCCGGGGGGGCGGATCTTCATCGCGCTGCAGGACGGTCGGCCCGTCGGCTGCGTGGCCCTGATCCGCATGGCCGACGGCGGCTACGAGGTGGCCAAGATGACGGTGTCGGAGGCGGCGCGACGCTCGGGCCTGGGCCGCCGGCTGATGGAGCGCTGCATCGAGGCCGGGCGGGAAGCGGGTGCGCCGCGGCTCTATCTGGAGACGAACTCGGGGCTGGCGCCGGCGCTCGGCCTCTACCGCGCCATGGGCTTCCGCGACCTGGCCCCGACCGACACCGAGTACGCCCGCTGCGACGTGTGGATGGAGCGGCCGCTCTGA
- a CDS encoding extensin-like domain-containing protein gives MKPVPPEALALSALWATLLDWTFAGLLLLIAVDRWAPPEDLPWKPLRLDQPVGLATQVKFARAAADPELCRKVLSEGEVAFVEEPDRDLGECATRNTVRIRDGAAAPLSPAAPVVTCPVALGYAFWSRHVLQPAARQELGQPIARVEHYGTYACRNVYGRSEGRRSEHAFANALDVAAFRTASGEQVSVLRDFRSEGPRGRFLRRVRDGACPWFRAVLSPDYNAAHRDHLHLDFGRYAVCR, from the coding sequence TTGAAGCCCGTCCCGCCCGAGGCGCTGGCGCTCTCCGCCCTCTGGGCGACCCTGCTCGACTGGACGTTCGCGGGACTGCTGCTGCTGATCGCCGTCGACCGCTGGGCTCCGCCGGAGGACCTGCCCTGGAAGCCGCTGCGCCTGGACCAGCCGGTGGGCCTCGCCACTCAGGTGAAGTTCGCCCGCGCCGCCGCCGATCCGGAGCTGTGCCGCAAGGTGCTGTCGGAGGGCGAGGTCGCCTTCGTCGAGGAGCCGGACCGCGACCTGGGCGAATGCGCCACGCGGAACACGGTGCGAATCCGCGACGGGGCGGCCGCGCCGCTCAGCCCGGCGGCGCCGGTGGTCACCTGCCCGGTGGCGCTGGGCTACGCCTTCTGGAGCCGGCACGTCCTGCAGCCCGCCGCACGCCAGGAGCTGGGCCAGCCGATCGCGCGGGTGGAGCACTACGGGACCTACGCCTGCCGGAACGTCTATGGCCGGAGCGAGGGCCGGCGCAGCGAGCACGCTTTCGCCAACGCGCTTGACGTGGCCGCCTTCCGCACGGCCTCGGGCGAGCAGGTCAGCGTCCTGCGCGACTTCCGCTCGGAGGGGCCCCGGGGCCGCTTCCTGCGGCGGGTCCGCGACGGAGCCTGCCCATGGTTCCGGGCGGTGCTGAGCCCCGACTATAACGCCGCCCACCGCGACCACCTGCACCTGGACTTCGGCCGCTACGCCGTCTGCCGCTGA